From a single Paramormyrops kingsleyae isolate MSU_618 chromosome 14, PKINGS_0.4, whole genome shotgun sequence genomic region:
- the jmjd7 gene encoding bifunctional peptidase and (3S)-lysyl hydroxylase JMJD7 isoform X2 — protein MNEGVPYLEHPIRPLDFYREWISPNKPCIIRNAFNHWPALQKWGVSYLREVVGSKEISVAVTPNGYADAVHGDRFVMPEERRMRLSAVLDLMEEKPRGSGVFYVQKQCSNLTEELPELTGDLEPHIPWMSEALGKRPDAVNFWLGEAEAITSMHKDHYENLYCVISGEKQFILLPPSDRPFIPYELYQPAKYHQKEDGSFEVLDVTDADKVPWIPLDPLNPDLGRFPEYRFAQPLHCTVKAGEMLYLPSLWFHHVQQSHGCIAVNFWYDMEFDIKYNYFQLLEALSQATRPL, from the exons ATGAACGAAGGAGTGCCGTACTTGGAACATCCCATTCGCCCGCTGGATTTTTACCGGGAATGGATTAGTCCAAACAAACCCTGTATCATCCGCAACGCCTTCAACCACTGGCCTGCCCTTCAAAAGTGGGGGGTTTCTTACCTCAG GGAAGTCGTGGGCTCAAAGGAGATCAGCGTGGCAGTCACACCCAACGGCTATGCGGACGCGGTTCACGGGGACCGCTTCGTCATGCCAGAGGAGCGGCGCATGCGGCTCTCAGCCGTCCTGGACCTGATGGAGGAGAAGCCACGAGGCAGTGGCGTGTTCTACGTGCAGAAGCAGTGCTCCAACCTGACAGAGGAGCTGCCAGAGCTGACTGGGGATCTGGAGCCCCACATCCCCTGGATGAGTGAAGCCCTGG GCAAAAGGCCTGATGCTGTGAATTTTTGGCTCGGAGAAGCAGAAGCGATCACATCAA TGCACAAGGACCACTATGAGAACCTGTACTGCGTGATCTCTGGAGAGAAGCAGTTCATCCTCTTGCCTCCCTCGGATCGGCCCTTCATCCCATACG AGCTGTACCAACCTGCTAAATATCATCAGAAGGAAGATGGGAGTTTCGAGGTGTTGGATGTGACAGACGCAGATAAG GTGCCCTGGATCCCACTGGACCCCCTGAACCCAGACCTGGGGCGCTTCCCAGAGTACCGCTTTGCCCAGCCGCTGCACTGCACTGTCAAGGCGGGGGAGATGCTGTACCTGCCCTCCCTGTGGTTCCACCATGTCCAGCAGTCTCATGGCTGCATCGCAG TGAATTTCTGGTATGACATGGAGTTTGACATAAAGTACAACTACTTCCAACTGCTTGAGGCACTTTCCCAAGCTACAAGACCACTGTGA
- the jmjd7 gene encoding bifunctional peptidase and (3S)-lysyl hydroxylase JMJD7 isoform X1, protein MANSMVKECLRNFVKEARELYMNEGVPYLEHPIRPLDFYREWISPNKPCIIRNAFNHWPALQKWGVSYLREVVGSKEISVAVTPNGYADAVHGDRFVMPEERRMRLSAVLDLMEEKPRGSGVFYVQKQCSNLTEELPELTGDLEPHIPWMSEALGKRPDAVNFWLGEAEAITSMHKDHYENLYCVISGEKQFILLPPSDRPFIPYELYQPAKYHQKEDGSFEVLDVTDADKVPWIPLDPLNPDLGRFPEYRFAQPLHCTVKAGEMLYLPSLWFHHVQQSHGCIAVNFWYDMEFDIKYNYFQLLEALSQATRPL, encoded by the exons ATGGCGAATAGTATGGTAAAGGAATGTCTAAGAAATTTTGTAAAGGAGGCTCGTG AGCTTTATATGAACGAAGGAGTGCCGTACTTGGAACATCCCATTCGCCCGCTGGATTTTTACCGGGAATGGATTAGTCCAAACAAACCCTGTATCATCCGCAACGCCTTCAACCACTGGCCTGCCCTTCAAAAGTGGGGGGTTTCTTACCTCAG GGAAGTCGTGGGCTCAAAGGAGATCAGCGTGGCAGTCACACCCAACGGCTATGCGGACGCGGTTCACGGGGACCGCTTCGTCATGCCAGAGGAGCGGCGCATGCGGCTCTCAGCCGTCCTGGACCTGATGGAGGAGAAGCCACGAGGCAGTGGCGTGTTCTACGTGCAGAAGCAGTGCTCCAACCTGACAGAGGAGCTGCCAGAGCTGACTGGGGATCTGGAGCCCCACATCCCCTGGATGAGTGAAGCCCTGG GCAAAAGGCCTGATGCTGTGAATTTTTGGCTCGGAGAAGCAGAAGCGATCACATCAA TGCACAAGGACCACTATGAGAACCTGTACTGCGTGATCTCTGGAGAGAAGCAGTTCATCCTCTTGCCTCCCTCGGATCGGCCCTTCATCCCATACG AGCTGTACCAACCTGCTAAATATCATCAGAAGGAAGATGGGAGTTTCGAGGTGTTGGATGTGACAGACGCAGATAAG GTGCCCTGGATCCCACTGGACCCCCTGAACCCAGACCTGGGGCGCTTCCCAGAGTACCGCTTTGCCCAGCCGCTGCACTGCACTGTCAAGGCGGGGGAGATGCTGTACCTGCCCTCCCTGTGGTTCCACCATGTCCAGCAGTCTCATGGCTGCATCGCAG TGAATTTCTGGTATGACATGGAGTTTGACATAAAGTACAACTACTTCCAACTGCTTGAGGCACTTTCCCAAGCTACAAGACCACTGTGA
- the jmjd7 gene encoding bifunctional peptidase and (3S)-lysyl hydroxylase JMJD7 isoform X3, protein MANSMVKECLRNFVKEARELYMNEGVPYLEHPIRPLDFYREWISPNKPCIIRNAFNHWPALQKWGVSYLREVVGSKEISVAVTPNGYADAVHGDRFVMPEERRMRLSAVLDLMEEKPRGSGVFYVQKQCSNLTEELPELTGDLEPHIPWMSEALGKRPDAVNFWLGEAEAITSMHKDHYENLYCVISGEKQFILLPPSDRPFIPYELYQPAKYHQKEDGSFEVLDVTDADKTSWSYQMNLLPPPFPPPRCPGSHWTP, encoded by the exons ATGGCGAATAGTATGGTAAAGGAATGTCTAAGAAATTTTGTAAAGGAGGCTCGTG AGCTTTATATGAACGAAGGAGTGCCGTACTTGGAACATCCCATTCGCCCGCTGGATTTTTACCGGGAATGGATTAGTCCAAACAAACCCTGTATCATCCGCAACGCCTTCAACCACTGGCCTGCCCTTCAAAAGTGGGGGGTTTCTTACCTCAG GGAAGTCGTGGGCTCAAAGGAGATCAGCGTGGCAGTCACACCCAACGGCTATGCGGACGCGGTTCACGGGGACCGCTTCGTCATGCCAGAGGAGCGGCGCATGCGGCTCTCAGCCGTCCTGGACCTGATGGAGGAGAAGCCACGAGGCAGTGGCGTGTTCTACGTGCAGAAGCAGTGCTCCAACCTGACAGAGGAGCTGCCAGAGCTGACTGGGGATCTGGAGCCCCACATCCCCTGGATGAGTGAAGCCCTGG GCAAAAGGCCTGATGCTGTGAATTTTTGGCTCGGAGAAGCAGAAGCGATCACATCAA TGCACAAGGACCACTATGAGAACCTGTACTGCGTGATCTCTGGAGAGAAGCAGTTCATCCTCTTGCCTCCCTCGGATCGGCCCTTCATCCCATACG AGCTGTACCAACCTGCTAAATATCATCAGAAGGAAGATGGGAGTTTCGAGGTGTTGGATGTGACAGACGCAGATAAG ACTAGCTGGAGTTATCAGATGAATCTGCTCCCCCCTCCTTTCCCACCCCCAAGGTGCCCTGGATCCCACTGGACCCCCTGA
- the tbpl2 gene encoding TATA box-binding protein-like 2 has protein sequence MLQNFEMDDESALESYFDQSIAGTSSDYLGFEGDIGLQSTPLLQDSAFLSSVNGQNKDSSDDLDLSFLPDELGAPEEPQAGNSADNTQDSGISEAYTPGEPDAFNKDKALSGNSPFCPLPMTPMTPMTPMTPVSESSGIVPQLQNIVSTVNLACPLDLKSIALQARNAEYNPKRFAAVIMRIREPRTTALIFSSGKMVCTGAKSEEQSRLAARKYARVVQKLGFPAKFLDFKIQNMVGSCDVCFPIRLEGLVLTHQQFSSYEPELFPGLIYRMVKPRIVLLIFVSGKVVLTGAKERSEIYEAFENIYPILKGFRKQ, from the exons ATGCTCCAAAATTTCGAGATGGATGACGAATCTGCTTTGGAGAGTTATTTTGATCAGTCCATTGCTGGT ACCTCATCTGACTACTTGGGTTTTGAGGGGGACATTGGCCTGCAGTCCACCCCTCTGCTCCAGGACTCAGCCTTCCTGTCCTCAGTGAATGGCCAGAACAAAGATTCCTCTGATGACTTGGACCTGAGTTTCCTGCCAGATGAACTCGGTGCTCCAGAGGAGCCACAAGCAGGCAACAGTGCTGATAACACACAAGACTCTGGCATCTCTGAGGCCTACACACCTGGAGAACCAGATGCTTTCAACAAAGACAAGGCCCTATCGGGAAACTCCCCGTTTTGCCCCCTTCCCATGACACCTATGACACCTATGACCCCTATGACCCCTGTATCTGAGAGTTCAGGAATAGTTCCGCAACTGCA GAACATAGTGTCCACAGTGAATCTGGCCTGTCCTCTGGATCTGAAATCTATCGCCCTACAAGCTCGCAATGCTGAGTACAATCCAAAG CGCTTCGCTGCTGTCATCATGAGAATCCGGGAGCCCAGGACAACAGCACTCATCTTCAGCTCAGGAAAGATGGTTTGTACAGGCGCCAAGAG CGAGGAGCAATCCCGCCTGGCTGCCCGAAAATATGCCCGTGTTGTACAGAAGCTGGGCTTCCCTGCCAAGTTCTTGGACTTCAAGATTCAGAACATGGTGGGCAGCTGCGACGTCTGCTTCCCCATTCGCCTTGAGGGCTTAGTCCTGACCCACCAGCAGTTTAGCAG TTATGAACCCGAGCTGTTTCCCGGCCTGATATATCGCATGGTGAAACCCCGCATTGTCCTACTCATTTTCGTATCAGGCAAAGTGGTGTTAACAG GGGCTAAAGAACGTTCTGAAATCTACGAAGCGTTTGAAAATATCTACCCAATTTTGAAGGGATTCAGAAAACAGTAG
- the atg14 gene encoding beclin 1-associated autophagy-related key regulator isoform X1, whose product MASLAGSEAGETGSGEGAVAGLPGAGPPLRSHGPGSLMVESVDDAEGLYVAVERCPLCNTARRRLTCARCIQAGDFVYFDGRNPERYIQKIDRLKKLREEKEELQQRVIKSMEKKVRADQLKWKIMSCKMKIEQLKEAVCCGNEEVKSGQDLLLRTHEESQRLQRRASRHQEKKDKIERHNRRLGELLEKRGRELQGRLEQLAEIRRGHILELTTLIFPTQEEKQGTRDPADVAAECDPALTSSTVSELAEARRTTYLSGRWIWDDQNGETSISITSPRVTLPSNGDCSAYYSWVEDKRTNQGPELDHINPAHTISAALCYATQLVNILSHILNVNLPKKLCNSEFCGESLTRYRFTRALNKLNTNILHLCFSQHVESELLHPHHTLRNIMFLVSPNNNNLGRTGPFEVSADLEDSMEFVEPEAASQAEDSGNEAVTDEETDLGTDWETVPSPRFCDIPSQPMDLSQSTAMQASQPMGNAGGMISSAAASVTSWFRAYTGQR is encoded by the exons ATGGCGTCCCTGGCTGGGAGCGAAGCAGGCGAGACCGGCTCTGGTGAGGGGGCAGTCGCCGGTCTGCCCGGGGCCGGGCCCCCGCTGCGATCTCACGGCCCGGGCTCGCTCATGGTGGAGTCGGTGGACGATGCGGAGGGGCTGTACGTGGCGGTGGAGCGCTGTCCCCTGTGCAACACGGCCCGCCGCAGACTCACTTGCGCCCGCTGCATCCAGGCTGGCGACTTCGTTTATTTCGACGGCAGGAACCCGGAGCG ATATATTCAGAAAATAGACCGACTCAAGAAGTTaagagaggaaaaggaggagTTGCAGCAAAG AGTAATCAAATCCATGGAAAAGAAGGTTCGAGCTGATCAGCTG AAGTGGAAGATTATGTCATGCAAGATGAAAATTGAGCAGCTGAAAGAAGCTGTCTGCTGCGGTAATGAGGAAGTGAAAAGTG GCCAGGACCTGCTGCTTCGGACTCACGAGGAGAGCCAGCGGCTGCAGCGGCGGGCCAGCCGGCACCAGGAGAAGAAGGACAAAATCGAGAGGCACAACCGGCGCCTGGGAGAGCTGCTGGAGAAGAGGGGCCGCGAGCTGCAGGGCCGGCTGGAGCAGCTGGCCGAGATCCGCCGGGGACACATCCTGGAGCTGACCACCCTCATCTTCCCCACCCAGGAGGAGAAGCAGGGCACCAG GGACCCGGCCGATGTGGCGGCAGAGTGTGACCCCGCATTGACCTCCAGCACTGTCAGCGAACTGGCAGAGGCTCGCCGGACCACCTACCTGTCAGGCCGATGGATCTGGGATGATCAGAATGGAGAGACCAGCATCAGCATCACAAGCCCGCGGGTCACGTTGCCCAGCAATGGGGACTGCTCTGCCTACTACAGCTGGGTGGAGGATAAGAGAACCAATCAGGGTCCTG AGCTGGATCACATCAATCCGGCACACACCATAAGCGCTGCCCTGTGTTACGCCACCCAGCTCGTCAACATTCTGTCCCACATCCTGAATGTCAACCTTCCCAAGAAGCTTTGTAACAG CGAGTTCTGCGGCGAGAGCCTGACTCGCTACAGGTTCACCCGAGCCCTCAACAAGCTGAACACCAACATCTTGCACCTCTGCTTCTCTCAG CACGTCGAAAGTGAGCTGCTGCATCCTCACCACACCTTGCGGAACATCATGTTTCTGGTGTCCCCTAACAACAACAACCTGGGCAG AACGGGACCCTTCGAGGTCAGTGCCGACCTGGAGGACTCCATGGAGTTTGTGGAGCCAGAGGCAGCCAGTCAGGCAGAGGATAGCGGCAATGAGGCAGTGACTGATGAGGAGACTGACCTGGGTACGGACTGGGAGACCGTTCCCAGCCCACGCTTCTGCGACATCCCCTCGCAGCCCATGGACCTGTCGCAGAGCACCGCCATGCAGGCCTCACAGCCCATGGGCAACGCCGGGGGCATGATCTCCTCAGCGGCCGCCTCCGTCACTTCCTGGTTCCGGGCGTACACGGGCCAGCGTTGA
- the atg14 gene encoding beclin 1-associated autophagy-related key regulator isoform X2: MASLAGSEAGETGSGEGAVAGLPGAGPPLRSHGPGSLMVESVDDAEGLYVAVERCPLCNTARRRLTCARCIQAGDFVYFDGRNPERYIQKIDRLKKLREEKEELQQRVIKSMEKKVRADQLKWKIMSCKMKIEQLKEAVCCGNEEVKSGQDLLLRTHEESQRLQRRASRHQEKKDKIERHNRRLGELLEKRGRELQGRLEQLAEIRRGHILELTTLIFPTQEEKQGTRDPADVAAECDPALTSSTVSELAEARRTTYLSGRWIWDDQNGETSISITSPRVTLPSNGDCSAYYSWVEDKRTNQGPELDHINPAHTISAALCYATQLVNILSHILNVNLPKKLCNSTSKVSCCILTTPCGTSCFWCPLTTTTWAERDPSRSVPTWRTPWSLWSQRQPVRQRIAAMRQ, translated from the exons ATGGCGTCCCTGGCTGGGAGCGAAGCAGGCGAGACCGGCTCTGGTGAGGGGGCAGTCGCCGGTCTGCCCGGGGCCGGGCCCCCGCTGCGATCTCACGGCCCGGGCTCGCTCATGGTGGAGTCGGTGGACGATGCGGAGGGGCTGTACGTGGCGGTGGAGCGCTGTCCCCTGTGCAACACGGCCCGCCGCAGACTCACTTGCGCCCGCTGCATCCAGGCTGGCGACTTCGTTTATTTCGACGGCAGGAACCCGGAGCG ATATATTCAGAAAATAGACCGACTCAAGAAGTTaagagaggaaaaggaggagTTGCAGCAAAG AGTAATCAAATCCATGGAAAAGAAGGTTCGAGCTGATCAGCTG AAGTGGAAGATTATGTCATGCAAGATGAAAATTGAGCAGCTGAAAGAAGCTGTCTGCTGCGGTAATGAGGAAGTGAAAAGTG GCCAGGACCTGCTGCTTCGGACTCACGAGGAGAGCCAGCGGCTGCAGCGGCGGGCCAGCCGGCACCAGGAGAAGAAGGACAAAATCGAGAGGCACAACCGGCGCCTGGGAGAGCTGCTGGAGAAGAGGGGCCGCGAGCTGCAGGGCCGGCTGGAGCAGCTGGCCGAGATCCGCCGGGGACACATCCTGGAGCTGACCACCCTCATCTTCCCCACCCAGGAGGAGAAGCAGGGCACCAG GGACCCGGCCGATGTGGCGGCAGAGTGTGACCCCGCATTGACCTCCAGCACTGTCAGCGAACTGGCAGAGGCTCGCCGGACCACCTACCTGTCAGGCCGATGGATCTGGGATGATCAGAATGGAGAGACCAGCATCAGCATCACAAGCCCGCGGGTCACGTTGCCCAGCAATGGGGACTGCTCTGCCTACTACAGCTGGGTGGAGGATAAGAGAACCAATCAGGGTCCTG AGCTGGATCACATCAATCCGGCACACACCATAAGCGCTGCCCTGTGTTACGCCACCCAGCTCGTCAACATTCTGTCCCACATCCTGAATGTCAACCTTCCCAAGAAGCTTTGTAACAG CACGTCGAAAGTGAGCTGCTGCATCCTCACCACACCTTGCGGAACATCATGTTTCTGGTGTCCCCTAACAACAACAACCTGGGCAG AACGGGACCCTTCGAGGTCAGTGCCGACCTGGAGGACTCCATGGAGTTTGTGGAGCCAGAGGCAGCCAGTCAGGCAGAGGATAGCGGCAATGAGGCAGTGA
- the fbxo34 gene encoding F-box only protein 34: MTSYRAAPYREPRKLPSTLQPAWRFTSMHLKSYPKFQKKELQLESSHENTRGLHVGQQGAQRTDHSMCRQCSLGGGIVSRRPLGVISPNTLCSSSANTLTSKAAVESSCGARGRNGKASSVKMLTSSLLLLSPVSGNELSSSPGQDSEGPLDIWAVIKPGNTKEKIAVYAAQQYSHGTGEPTSIGGGAPSFRTVMKVKGCWEVEGSIAKRRKWCQDRDKQQTLARRNSMTKLQSLDNGRVEHKEPVCREGDGEEGTKTLSVVEIVAYFDQQVGRAKPCSLRASGNDPLSGVGLPPPLDQPGGQNAPENRAEVGEGIRVQEMVAKLESECLKEQCEREAGGLKRSGSLRRNVGRVLLAETEARPEPTAQPNRDRGPEGPGKEPGSASTEPPSTAHRMGSTAADPLHAGGALVPGLGDGRVSRVECESCLGQRQEPLPGRLFFVTPPPSTLEQLALAPAGEEASPRDMLPPQAFPCDLVTPPSEGKGHGRADAEVEFESDGDSIGPERSHFPLRRMVSHKFLEMRFKIQLLLEPQQYMAILPHHIIVKIFGLLPTETLAALKCTCHYFKFIIESYSVRPADSRWVCDPRYKDDPCKQCKKRYGRGDVSLCRWHHKPYCQALPYGPGYWMCCHGTRKDTPGCNVGLHDNHWVPAFHSMNVPMYKKARDVEEDS, encoded by the coding sequence GTTTACAAGCATGCATCTAAAGTCATACCCCAAGTTCCAGAAGAAGGAACTTCAGCTGGAATCAAGCCATGAGAACACAAGAGGCCTTCAtgtcggccagcagggggctcagaGGACCGATCACAGCATGTGTCGGCAGTGTTCCCTGGGGGGTGGCATAGTTAGCAGACGCCCCCTCGGGGTAATCTCCCCCAACACCCTCTGCAGCAGTAGTGCCAACACATTGACGTCGAAGGCAGCTGTGGAATCTTCGTGCGGTGCACGCGGCCGGAATGGAAAGGCTTCCTCAGTCAAGATGCTCACCAGTTCCTTGCTGCTGCTTTCTCCCGTGTCGGGGAACGAGCTGAGCTCCAGCCCCGGGCAGGACAGCGAGGGGCCCCTGGACATCTGGGCAGTTATCAAGCCTGGCAACACCAAGGAGAAGATTGCAGTTTATGCAGCACAGCAGTATAGCCACGGCACCGGCGAGCCCACCTCCATCGGGGGTGGGGCCCCCAGCTTCCGGACAGTCATGAAGGTGAAAGGCTGCTGGGAGGTGGAAGGATCTATTGCCAAGCGGAGGAAGTGGTGTCAGGACCGGGACAAGCAGCAGACCCTGGCGCGGCGGAACAGCATGACCAAACTGCAGTCTCTGGATAATGGCCGTGTGGAGCATAAAGAGCCGGTGTGCCGGGAAGGTGATGGCGAGGAGGGGACCAAGACCCTTTCTGTGGTGGAGATTGTGGCctactttgaccagcaggtgggcCGTGCCAAACCCTGCTCCCTGCGCGCCTCTGGCAACGATCCCCTGTCCGGGGTAGGTTTACCACCACCACTGGACCAGCCAGGGGGGCAGAATGCTCCAGAAAACCGGGCAGAGGTGGGGGAGGGCATCCGCGTTCAGGAAATGGTGGCGAAGttggagtctgagtgtctgaaGGAGCAATGTGAACGTGAAGCCGGGGGCCTGAAGCGCAGTGGCAGCCTACGGAGGAATGTGGGCCGGGTGTTGCTGGCGGAGACTGAGGCCCGGCCGGAACCCACGGCCCAGCCCAATCGGGACAGGGGTCCCGAGGGCCCCGGGAAGGAACCTGGCAGCGCATCCACCGAGCCACCAAGCACAGCtcacaggatgggctccacGGCAGCAGATCCACTCCATGCAGGAGGGGCACTTGTGCCGGGACTCGGGGATGGCAGGGTCAGCAGGGTAGAGTGTGAGTCCTGCCTCGGGCAGCGCCAGGAACCGCTCCCGGGCAGACTGTTTTTCGTGACACCACCTCCATCCACGCTGGAGCAGCTGGCCCTTGCTCCGGCTGGAGAGGAAGCCTCTCCTAGGGACATGCTGCCCCCCCAAGCCTTCCCGTGTGACCTTGTGACACCCCCCTCTGAGGGAAAGGGCCATGGAAGAGCAGACGCGGAGGTAGAATTTGAGAGCGATGGTGACTCAATCGGTCCCGAACGCTCACACTTCCCTCTCCGCCGAATGGTCTCGCACAAGTTCCTCGAGATGCGTTTCAAGATCCAGCTCCTCCTTGAGCCCCAGCAGTACATGGCCATCTTGCCCCACCACATCATAGTAAAGATCTTTGGCCTCCTACCCACGGAGACCCTTGCTGCACTCAAGTGCACCTGCCACTACTTCAAGTTTATCATCGAGAGCTACAGCGTGCGGCCAGCCGACTCCCGTTGGGTGTGCGACCCACGCTACAAGGACGACCCCTGCAAGCAATGCAAGAAACGCTACGGGCGCGGCGACGTCTCCCTCTGCCGCTGGCACCACAAGCCCTACTGCCAGGCACTGCCCTATGGGCCCGGCTACTGGATGTGCTGCCACGGCACCCGTAAGGACACGCCAGGCTGCAATGTGGGCCTCCATGACAACCACTGGGTGCCTGCCTTTCACAGCATGAACGTGCCAATGTACAAGAAAGCCAGGGATGTCGAGGAAGACTCGTAA